From Mercenaria mercenaria strain notata chromosome 17, MADL_Memer_1, whole genome shotgun sequence, the proteins below share one genomic window:
- the LOC123535787 gene encoding histone-lysine N-methyltransferase SETMAR-like — protein MKTFENLKEFGPAVVYKWHKRFENGRKSIEDDRREGMPSIVVPSVQEKVRGIIREDRRKTLRQIASELDISPSTAHGILTKELGMSKFSAGWVPKLLTDKEKQTRARSSAAFLERYAAGGDEFLDRIVTTDEIWLHHYNPETKAQSSVWKTPRTPPPKKARVQRSCGKEMFIFFLDRYGMILQHRVKDGRTVNADYYATGSRQCSEEETAGFGPGSGNPAPWTNSTQLEIALLGFELLEHPPYSPDLAPMDFRTFPEIKNSLRGQRFQDVTDLTLATRRKVSQLDTDWYRETFTKWIARHRKCVALHGDYVEKVRRSLDLDYA, from the exons atgaaaacatTCGAGAATTTGAAAGAGTTTGGCCCGGCAGTCGTCTACAAATGGCACAAAAGATTCGAGAACGGCAGGAAATCAATTGAAGACGATAGGAGAGAAGGTATGCCTTCGATAGTGGTTCCAAGTGTTCAAGAAAAAGTGAGGGGTATCATCCGGGAAGACAGACGAAAAACTTTGAGACAGATTGCCAGTGAACTCGACATATCTCCTTCAACTGCGCACGGGATCCTTACGAAAGAGCTAGGTATGTCGAAATTCAGTGCGGGCTGGGTCCCGAAGTTGCTAACAGACAAAGAAAAGCAGACGCGTGCAAGGAGTTCAGCTGCATTCTTGGAACGGTACGCTGCAGGAGGTGACGAATTCCTTGATAGAATAGTGACTACAGACGAAATTTGGCTTCATCACTATAATCCGGAGACGAAGGCCCAATCGTCAGTATGGAAAACTCCAAGAACACCGCCACCAAAGAAAGCTCGGGTGCAAAGAAGCTGCGGAAAAGAGATGTTCATTTTCTTCTTGGATCGCTACGGGATGATCCTTCAGCACAGAGTCAAAGACGGAAGAACGGTGAATGCTGACTATTACGCAACG GGATCTCGTCAATGCTCTGAAGAGGAAACGGCCGGCTTTGGACCTGGATCGGGTAATCCTGCACCATG GACCAATTCTACACAGTTAGAGATTGCTTTACTGGGATTTGAACTCTTGGAACACCCACCCTACAGCCCTGACTTAGCGCCCATGGATTTCAGAACGTTTCCTGAGATTAAGAATTCCCTCCGTGGACAACGCTTCCAAGACGTTACTGATTTGACATTGGCAACCCGTCGAAAAGTTTCACAACTTGACACAGACTGGTACCGGGAGACATTTACCAAGTGGATTGCAAGACATCGGAAATGTGTAGCCTTGCACGGTGACTACGTAGAGAAAGTGCGCCGTTCATTGGACCTGGATTACGCGTGA